CTACCTTTTTTAGACGGATGCTTAATGTAATATAGTTTGATAACTAAACCGACTTTTTCCTTCCTTAGAAAATGAAAGGGAAATATGGTCCAGTACTAACGTGACTGAACTGCACTAAttatttttgggaatatgaacacTTGTACAAACACAATCCTTATCTTAAGCCAAAGATTTACGTTGTCTAAAAAACAAGGCTTTGTCAATTATTGAGTCATCCACAAGAATTTCACGGTGTTTCTTTCTCATGTTTTTAAAACCGCATGTTCGACCATAAACCGTTCACATAGCCGATTGAATCTaataattggttcgaccgtAAGTCAGTCACGTAATTGGATTAGATCTTACATTTATTGATAAGAACCATTAATCTGGTCTTCCAGTTTTGTAGCTTTGCCGAAAATTCATTTTGGAAGGAATCTTATTATGCGGTTTcgataaaaaacaaaagaaaatagttaattttggataaacaaacgaaatttagttttaaatatatcttttaggtatgtataaaatttttTGTGAGCGAATAATAATAAATGGGCTATGTATATACATGATTTATGTCCACAAAGGTCGCGTCAACATCTTCTTGAACAGATAAAGTTCAGTCTTCGGTGGTAGAAACCGCGCTTCTTCTTGTTCCTGCTCAGTGCTCACAtcacaaatcaaacaaaaaacatttacAACATATAATTCATGTGCTCAGTGAATTGAAACGTTTGTATAGTGAAGACATATACTAGAGTTTATTGAAACATCACAACAGCCACACCGCCACAAGTCCACAAGTACTTTGGTTTAAAGGCCACAACCTGTCATTCATGCCTTACTGTATCTATCTTATAGAGGCACTTCTAAAGTAAAACATCATCAGCCTAAACCCAAAGAGTTCTTCGAAATGGTTGAATCTGACGAAGCATTTGCAAGAGGATAAAGGTTTGATGAATCTGTCCTTAACCGAAATCAGCATTGATCATGAACTCTTAAGACGCGTACCAGGTGAAGTTGTGCTTGGTGGTTGGTGTTTGGGAGATTCTGGTAAGAGCAGCAGCTCGTGTTCTATCTAGGGTGACTCGGGTTTTCTTAGGCCCGGTTCTGGTTCAAAGAGGCTGAAGAGACGAATTGTTTAGTTATTGTCTAATCACTGGATCAGATCAGACAAATGCATATCTTAATAATCATTATGGCCATACATCCAGTAGAGTACATAGTTGGCAACAAACATGATAACAAAAGTTATTAACGCACCACATCTAACACTTTTTTGTTGTCTTTCATCTAATCTGGAAAATCTCAGGACACTTTTCAATTGGTTTATTAGCGTAATATTAACCGGCATAAATCACgggatttattaaattaaatccAAACTGTATCTTAAGCAGAATGTAATCAAAAGAATGGAGCTCTGGGTGTAGACATACCTCAACTTTGAATTGACCATCCTTAGTTAGATCCGATGAAGAAGTTGAGAAGCTATTACTCGAATGTGAGGCATCACCAGAAACATGATCCAGCGAGGACATGGTTTCTCTTCCCTGCAGTGATCGCCTCAATCTTTGCTTTCTTCTTACTCTTTCTCAAATCAGAAAGAACATCGGCTTGGCTTCAgatcagaaaataaaattgatgaATTAGTCATTTCAGAGAAAAAGTTTTCTTAATCGTTTTCACTATTCAGACCATGATGTTCAAGGAAAGTAAGGCTTACCTTTTATAGGAATAGAAACACCGCCTTGCAGAGGAATAAGGTGCATTCAATAACATATCGTGCTCGTAGAGGGTGATGGAGTTAAGGAGCATGATAAGGAGGATGAATCAATTAGAAGAAACATTTTCGTTTATCTAAAGAGAAGATAAAACGACAAATCGAAGATTCACAGAGCGATGCTTATAGTGGATTGAAAACATTGAAACTCCACAGTTGTATCAAAGATCGAAGAAGAAAACTCTTTGCTTCATCGTGGAAGAAGAACACAAAACCCTAAAATTCTTGCGGCTGGTCTCATTGTTTTTGGCTGAATCACGGGAGCAAGGGTCTCACTAGTGTAAACACAGCGGTTGGATGACAAGAGTATGTGGATGCGGTGGCTGTGATTTTAAGCATTACTAAACGATTTATACGAATGGTATGTGGTTAGAAATTGCTGCGTTGGTTGGATAGTTATGACTAATTTACTACTAAATGCAACaacaatttattaataaattagcagtaataacacttatattattttaaaatattaaaattatattagtaatataaatataaaaattgtatttacaaaatcgtagtattaaattataaatcattattttgtgtttatatatatgtatgtatatatatattaatgtctaaaattatagtaaatatttttgttttaaagttttataatagaaattgaaatataacattaagtatttatattattctaaattttaaaaatttaattaaatatttttcttttactataatttttgaaaaaaatttatttttatttatttttcctcaaCCGCTTACAACCGCAGACGTTTGTTGGagtaaatttttgattttaagaagTTTGGAATAGTTTGAAACGATTTATAGTGTTTTTATGATTGTTGCAAACTGTCAACAACAACTACCAATCATAAaaactgcgtttgcgggtggtaattaaaaaaaaccttcaAGTAACACTAAATTATGAGAAACATATAATTGAAACGCAGAAGccctatttaattttaatataatagtgAATTTGGCTAAGAAAGACAAATGTCATGTTCTCGTGAGAGTATTTGATGACGTGACATTCTCcgaaaagaataaaaattcttttatatatatagaagtaaatattttattaatggtaaaatcaaatacaaaacttgACCGAAACATACCcagaaaaatcatataaataggGTTGTTTGTAAAAAGCAAGAATATATCATCAATACTACTATATCAAAAGAAATTAATAGTAAAAACAATATGGGCATCACAAAAACATCTATGACTATGTCCTTTGTATtaatattgttgatttctttttgtaattacAGTATTTTGGCCAGACCAGGTATATTATTATTCtcagttatttttttatcatttgaagAATAGTAGTTAAACATTTCCGTGTCATTTGATGTAAAATCGGTCATAATACTTTTaggtatataaaatatattcattactaattttttttaatgtttacatTAACTGTATATTTGCAGAAATCAAGCCAGGGAGTTATGAATGTACTGTGCCATGTACGGCAGTTTATGGAAATAGGGAGTGTTACAACTATTGCACAAGTCATAACTATAATGGAGGACAGTGTGATGCTACAAGAGGTGGAAAACTACCGCAATGTTGTTGCTATAActatattaattagtttttgctAAACTGTGATTTAAGCAATATATCTTACTCATACCAGATTTTAAGTATGAATCtatacaattattttaaaatatcatcatTGCGTATTATTTATAAGATAGCCattaaaatttagaattatTATAACAACTTATTCAGAGCTAGTTAGCCAAATATTATGTTTTCCTATAATGAATTTAAAGGTCTTTGTCCAATAGCTGAGTGAGGACAACTCTATCCTCACCTCCCTTCTCCGACTATTCGTTGTAGGGAGTCATAGCATATTTAAGGTATATCAACAAGTTTTTTTTCAGTAGGCACTAGTCAGGTCCGGCTCAAACATTTTAATGGCCTggtgcaaaatattttttcccaGTAATTAAcctatttgaaatttataaaatttggacctttttaagaatttattttttaaattaaggaCTTAGATTTCcctaatttgttttgtaaaaattgTTGGGCCCAATGCTTTTGTTCCATCACCACTCCCCTAGAGTTGGGCCTGACACTAATAGTATATTTAATTGCGTgaatatattctaaaaaaattcaaaactttaattttgatttgCAGACTAAACAATACACTTATAGATTTTGTGGCCAGTTTAgcaataattttaattttttgtcaaagcaacagtttttttttttgaatatatgttaaatttactcaaaagaaaaaatacacTGTTTTACCATTTGTACTACATATTTCAGACATAAGAAACTTGTATCCTAAGAGCAACAATATCGGCCAGTTTCTTAAAATGAGGTTCTAGAAAATGAGGttccagaaaataaaataattaagttatGTAAATAGAGACATGTGGAACAAAATGTGTTTAAAACATAACGTAGAACTAAAAGTTAATAATTGGTTCTTAAAAGTCTTTAGTTTAGAacttattgttttttctttcttcactttttttttttttttctctatcttTAAATCTTAGATACTTTTTAAGACCATACGTTGGAGCTGCTCTAACATAACCCGACATAAAGCAATAGTTTAAgatagcactacaagaaaacagcggtattctgacggacattccgacggaaaatgaaatcctcggaatatcccgaggaatttcctctgaatataccgacggaattccgaggaaatacaaatccgtcggaatattcttatggaataccgaggaaaaacgtattcctcggaaaaaaccgatgaattccgaggatatattatagccgttggaggattttaaaaattccgaggaaattccgacgaactagccgtttccgtcggaattccgtcagaatttcctcggtctgtcggcaggatttcaactataaatacaagcacccctcttcctcttcattcactccatatcttcatcctccctcttactctctttacacacgaatttgattcataaaaaatatgtcttcttcaaattattttcgttcttggatcgatcgacctaatttggatccgaacacgagattgcttacggaagaataccaacgaggtataaccgaattcatggggttagttcaccgataaccggaagcaaaaacaggtatgttaagatgtccttgctctaattgtaaaaatagaaaggttattaaagagtgggatgtttggactcatctatatttgagtgggtttacacgaagttacaaaatttggtatcatcatggggaaactgattatgaacatggtagtactagcgaacctcagccagcggttagattagaagaaccaattagaacggatgtagattatggtgttggtactgagcagatggtaaatgatcattttagaggggaagatttacccaatgcacaagctaggagattttatgatatgttggatgctggaaagcaaccattgtacgaaggttgcagagatagtcattcagctttatcatctgctacaagattgatgggcatttaaacagattataatttggctgaagactgtgtggatgtgattgctgattttgtaaaaggtattctacccgaggataatgtagctcctggttcatactacgaggttcagaaactcgtagctggtcttggtttatcgtatcaggtaatagatgtatgcagcgacaactgcatgatttattggagggcggatgaacagtgggttacatgcaaattttgtggaaagcctcgttataaagatacgagtggaagagttccagtgccatacaaaaggatgtggtatttgcctttgacggaaaggttgcagaggttgtatctgtctgaacgcacaacacaaccaatgagatggcatgcggagcactcaacagatggtgagatcagacatccttcatatgcaaaagcgtggaagcatttccaatcaaagtatcccgactttgcgtatgagagaagaaatgtctaccttggattatgtactgatggtttcagtccgtttgacaagagtggaagacagtattctctatggcccgtcattcttacaccatacaacctacccccaaacttgtgcttgcgacgagagtttttgtttctctcgattctcgttcccggaccagagcatcctaagagatcacttgatgtgtttcttcagccactaatatatgagttacaacaactatgggctcaaggtgctaaaacatacgatgtttcgtgtaaagaaaactttcaaatgcgggcagtactaatgtggacaataagtgattttccagcatatggtatgttgtctggatggacaacgcatggaaggctatcatgtccatattgtcaagataacactgaggctttccaactaaaacacggaaggaaaacgtgttggtttgactgtcacaggagattcctaccacctgatcatccatatcgtaggagtaggaatttgtttacgaagaacaagagggtgtttgacagtccacctccgaaaatttgtgggaaagatttgaagatacaactaagagattttggtgcagaaaggacgccagacgtcggtggacatgagcgtttttcGGTAGAtactgttggagaactacataactggcacaaaaaagtattttctgggatctgccatactgggaggatcatctgctaaggcataatttagatgtcatgcatattgagaagaacttttttgacaatctcatgaacacgatccttaatgttcaaggtaaaacaaatgataatttgaagtcaagactggatttagtcgatatatgtgctcgttcagaacttcatgttgatgagaatggtagggctccttttcccatataccgacttgatgcagagggaaaagatgcgttctttgattgaatttcaaacgatgtggaatttccagacggttacgcatcaaatttgcgtaactgtatcgacagaaatgaaggaaagtttactggcttgaaaagccacgattgccatgtaatgatgcagcgcctccttccattcgccttcaaggaattattaccacgaaatggtcatgaagcaattgcagggataagtggtttcttccgcgatttatgcacgagatcagtgactcttgaaggtattgaaaatttgaagactaacatagccttgattcagtgcaaccttgagaagatattttctccctcattttttgatgttatggagcatcttgttattcacctagcaagagaattggaacttggtggtcctgtgcagtatagatggatgtatctgtatgagcgatatatgttccatttgaagaagatggtgaaaaatttaagtagggtggaaggttctatagtcgcacagatgatcaatcaagaaacttcaaactttgccgagtactactttccaacAGAAGTCCataccaaaaacagaagacctgcatTGTGTAATCTGAGTTCCTACATACTTTTCTGGTGTGATTCAATTTAACATAACCCGATAAAATATCAAGAAGTATTCTGTTACACAAAATATAACATCGGTATACAGAAAATATCAAGATGTACGTATCTAATGTATATGTATAGCAACAATATTTAAGCACCAAGATGTAGTCACAACgggaaacaaaacaatataatatatatatatatatatataaaagtacaAAAATTTAGGACTCATACTGACCATTGTCCAATGGAATCAGTGTTGTCATGCTGCTGCTGCGGGAACTGTTTCTGCAATGATTTAGGTGAGAAAGGCAGATTTGGAAAAGGTTGATGATCAGCGGGAAAGAATGGGGAAGGATGATGATGTGACATGTAACTAGTACATGAAATGTTGTTATGGTCTTGTTCTTGGAACTGGAAATGATGATTCTGTTGTACttgttgttgtctttgttttggGCTATTGGTTTTCTCTCCTTCGGTTTCTCGGTATTTGTTGAGATAGACCTTTAACGGAGCCACGTAGTCTTCGAAACCGAGAGTTGTAATGGCCCAAATGATATCATCTCCATTGATGGTTTTCCTCTTCTCTCTTTGACACTTATCAGAAGCTTCACCAGTAACGAAACTGATGAACTCTGATACGCATTCTTGAACGGTTTCTTTGGCGTCTTTCGAGATCTTACCATTACCGGGAAGAACCTTTTTCATAATTCTTCCGACATTGGCAATTGGAAGAAACCGGTCTTgctctttgttgttgttattgttctTCGAAGAAGGGCTTCCAAGATTTGTTTCGGCTACTCCAGGAGATTCATGATCCTCCTCAGGGTTTTCGTCAGTCATCTctatctttctttatttttctgaGACGTTAATATGTGATGGATCTGATTTTATGGTTAAGCTTAGTGCTTGAAACTAGGTAACTTGTCTATTAATGGATTTCTTACCAAATTTGGAACTCCCTGT
The window above is part of the Brassica napus cultivar Da-Ae chromosome C3, Da-Ae, whole genome shotgun sequence genome. Proteins encoded here:
- the LOC106386523 gene encoding nuclear transcription factor Y subunit B-7, producing the protein MTDENPEEDHESPGVAETNLGSPSSKNNNNNKEQDRFLPIANVGRIMKKVLPGNGKISKDAKETVQECVSEFISFVTGEASDKCQREKRKTINGDDIIWAITTLGFEDYVAPLKVYLNKYRETEGEKTNSPKQRQQQVQQNHHFQFQEQDHNNISCTSYMSHHHPSPFFPADHQPFPNLPFSPKSLQKQFPQQQHDNTDSIGQWSV